A window from Ramlibacter pinisoli encodes these proteins:
- a CDS encoding NAD(P)-dependent oxidoreductase encodes MRFQTGPSIGFIGLGVMGGPMCRNMALKHGEDVIAYDASPAAFDAALHGTKALRAGSVAEIAARADIVFLSLPGAPQVERVCLGAEGLTSGERKPWIVVDLSTTAVAAARDVAERLRARNVAFADAPVARTREAAQRGDLSIMVGAEQALFDKIEPLLRYIGSDVTRCGEVGCGQVVKLINNALVFENTMALAEMMVLGQRAGVAPAMLLDAVAKGSGDSFVLRNHGRKAMLPREFPDKSFPPEYVLKDLGYVLELAAQTGVAAHVADLARRYYEATAGNGFSGRYFPAVIEMVDRSIGPAPAPAPAPAGEG; translated from the coding sequence ATGCGATTCCAGACCGGACCTTCCATCGGCTTCATCGGCCTGGGCGTGATGGGCGGCCCGATGTGCCGCAACATGGCCCTCAAGCACGGCGAGGACGTCATCGCCTATGACGCCAGTCCTGCCGCGTTCGACGCCGCCCTGCACGGCACCAAGGCCCTGCGCGCCGGGTCGGTGGCCGAGATCGCCGCGCGGGCGGACATCGTCTTCCTGTCGCTGCCGGGCGCCCCGCAGGTCGAGCGCGTGTGTCTCGGCGCCGAGGGGCTGACCAGCGGCGAGCGCAAGCCCTGGATCGTCGTCGACCTGAGCACCACCGCGGTCGCGGCCGCGCGCGACGTCGCCGAGCGCCTGCGCGCCCGCAACGTCGCCTTCGCCGATGCGCCGGTGGCCCGCACACGGGAAGCCGCGCAGCGCGGCGATCTCAGCATCATGGTCGGGGCGGAGCAGGCGCTGTTCGACAAGATCGAGCCGCTCCTGCGCTACATCGGGTCGGACGTGACGCGCTGCGGCGAGGTCGGGTGCGGGCAGGTCGTCAAGTTGATCAACAACGCGCTGGTGTTCGAGAACACCATGGCCCTGGCCGAGATGATGGTGCTGGGCCAGCGCGCCGGCGTCGCGCCGGCCATGCTGCTCGATGCGGTGGCGAAAGGGTCGGGCGACAGCTTCGTGCTGCGTAACCACGGGCGCAAGGCCATGCTGCCGCGCGAGTTCCCGGACAAGTCGTTTCCGCCCGAGTACGTGCTGAAGGACCTGGGCTACGTGCTCGAACTGGCGGCCCAGACCGGCGTCGCGGCCCACGTGGCCGACCTGGCCCGGCGCTACTACGAAGCGACCGCGGGCAACGGGTTCAGCGGGCGCTACTTCCCGGCGGTGATCGAGATGGTCGACCGCAGCATCGGACCGGCGCCGGCGCCGGCGCCGGCGCCGGCGGGCGAGGGCTGA